In Chryseobacterium oranimense, a single window of DNA contains:
- a CDS encoding GNAT family N-acetyltransferase, which produces MNYTTKWLTDNSRTEELVNFFITHKTDSYISHGEIISGRALDSSHWNPDLKTILTEQFKSGFSVDENSKLNILIAENMEGKIIGMLIFNIILGFKNYAVLEDMLLDQSLRGQSLGSTLLEKAVAESKNWNISFMMLESGIDNTGAHHFFGKYGFKKVSENYILNF; this is translated from the coding sequence ATGAATTATACCACAAAATGGCTTACAGATAATTCCAGGACAGAAGAGCTGGTTAACTTTTTTATCACTCACAAAACAGATTCCTATATCTCCCACGGTGAAATTATTTCCGGACGGGCTTTAGATTCCAGCCATTGGAATCCTGATCTCAAAACAATATTGACTGAACAGTTTAAGTCCGGTTTTAGTGTTGATGAAAACTCAAAGTTAAATATTCTGATTGCTGAAAATATGGAAGGGAAGATTATCGGAATGCTGATTTTCAATATCATCCTTGGATTTAAAAATTATGCTGTATTGGAAGATATGCTTTTGGATCAGTCGCTCAGAGGACAGTCATTAGGAAGTACATTGCTGGAAAAAGCTGTAGCAGAGTCTAAAAACTGGAATATCAGTTTTATGATGCTGGAAAGCGGTATTGACAATACAGGAGCCCACCATTTCTTCGGTAAATATGGGTTTAAAAAAGTATCAGAGAACTATATTTTAAACTTTTAA
- a CDS encoding RNA polymerase sigma factor RpoD/SigA, translated as MRQLKITKQVTNRETASLDKYLQEIGKVELITADEEVELAQRIRAGDRAALEKLIKANLRFVVSVSKQYQNQGLSLPDLINEGNLGLMKAAKRYDETRGFKFISYAVWWIRQSILQALAEQSRIVRLPLNKIGSINKINKAYAHLEQENERPPSPEELAEVLDMSEEDIKESMKNSGRHLSMDAPLVEGEDSNLYDVLRSGESPSPDKDLMLESLQIEIERALNTLTPREADLVRLYFGLNGKHPMTLEEIGETFDLTRERVRQIKEKAIKRLKHNTRSKILKSYLGK; from the coding sequence ATGAGACAATTAAAAATCACTAAGCAGGTAACCAACAGGGAAACTGCTTCATTAGACAAGTATTTGCAGGAAATTGGTAAAGTGGAACTGATCACTGCGGACGAAGAAGTAGAATTGGCACAAAGAATACGTGCAGGCGACAGAGCAGCACTGGAGAAATTAATCAAAGCCAACCTTCGTTTCGTAGTTTCCGTATCCAAGCAATACCAAAATCAAGGTCTTTCTTTACCCGATTTGATTAATGAAGGTAACTTAGGGCTGATGAAAGCGGCAAAAAGGTACGATGAAACTAGAGGTTTCAAATTTATCTCTTACGCGGTATGGTGGATCCGTCAGTCAATTTTACAGGCTTTAGCTGAGCAGTCAAGAATTGTAAGGCTTCCTTTAAACAAGATTGGTTCCATCAACAAAATCAATAAGGCATACGCTCACCTGGAACAGGAAAACGAAAGACCACCTTCCCCGGAAGAACTGGCTGAAGTTCTTGACATGAGCGAGGAAGATATTAAAGAATCTATGAAAAACTCCGGAAGACACCTGTCTATGGATGCACCTTTAGTAGAAGGTGAAGATTCTAATCTTTATGATGTATTGCGTTCAGGAGAATCTCCAAGTCCGGATAAAGATCTGATGCTTGAATCTCTTCAGATTGAGATTGAAAGAGCATTGAATACTTTGACTCCAAGAGAGGCAGATTTGGTGAGATTATACTTCGGACTGAACGGAAAACACCCGATGACTTTAGAAGAAATTGGTGAAACTTTCGATCTTACAAGAGAGAGAGTTCGTCAGATCAAAGAAAAAGCGATCAAGAGATTGAAGCATAATACCAGAAGTAAGATCCTTAAATCTTATTTAGGTAAATAA
- a CDS encoding S1/P1 nuclease produces the protein MKSIYSKILILAFISSSLYSYAWGLTGHRIIAEIAENHLSGKARREIRKIMGKERLAYWANWPDFIKSDTTGVWKEASSWHYVNVDPQADFKAFDQKLKMQAGPSLYTQVNTLSSQIKDEKTSEKDRKIALIFLIHIMGDLAQPLHVGRAEDLGGNKINVTYFGDKTNLHSVWDGKLVDSQKYSYTEYASLLDIKSKDEVKQIQAGTVEDWLYDSHKIANKIYAQTPNDSKLSYDYQYKFNDTLERQLLYGGLRLAKLLNDLF, from the coding sequence ATGAAAAGTATTTATTCTAAAATTCTGATTTTAGCATTCATTTCATCTTCACTTTATTCTTATGCATGGGGATTGACGGGGCACCGTATTATCGCAGAGATTGCAGAAAATCACCTGTCGGGTAAGGCAAGAAGGGAAATAAGAAAAATAATGGGGAAAGAACGCCTTGCGTATTGGGCAAACTGGCCGGATTTCATCAAATCGGATACTACCGGTGTCTGGAAAGAAGCTTCATCATGGCATTACGTAAATGTAGATCCACAGGCAGACTTTAAAGCATTTGACCAGAAGCTGAAAATGCAGGCGGGTCCTAGTCTTTATACTCAGGTTAATACTTTGTCCAGCCAGATTAAAGATGAAAAAACCTCTGAAAAGGACAGAAAAATTGCACTGATTTTCCTTATTCATATTATGGGAGACCTTGCGCAGCCTCTACATGTAGGCCGTGCAGAAGATCTTGGCGGAAACAAAATCAATGTCACTTATTTCGGGGATAAAACCAACCTTCACTCTGTATGGGACGGAAAATTAGTAGATTCACAGAAATACAGCTATACCGAGTATGCAAGTCTTTTAGACATTAAATCCAAAGATGAAGTAAAGCAGATCCAGGCCGGAACTGTTGAAGACTGGTTATATGATTCCCATAAGATTGCCAATAAAATCTATGCTCAGACGCCAAACGATTCGAAATTATCCTACGATTATCAGTATAAATTCAATGATACGCTGGAAAGACAGCTTCTTTACGGAGGTCTGAGACTGGCAAAACTGTTGAATGATTTGTTTTAA
- a CDS encoding type VI secretion system baseplate subunit TssG, translating into MYENNIVDMYYNKLQTDFKAEAVAVNLLKYHRAVSNIFIERIGINDRAYLKDIKSISSSYLGFDEEVFTIETYREGIYDYLPEGLFHPPSLGASRKNVDSVVREIRKQKRVEEDARKFFRPFELEVFFTEISSLLKESEFDISSGTDTLLETVSELWPLIKMLDQQNAYIFIYILPFFHQIRGDKRWFERCMTAFLQVPVEVTFAPNIIDRIERNDDSMLLGNSKLGVTYIPSGRHMDGQRNWVVNIGPIPYTDMKKYISGSPFRKVLQALYDYFLPVTVDVEENFITEKEEYSFSLEDDERNASRLGYSTFL; encoded by the coding sequence ATGTATGAGAATAATATTGTAGACATGTATTACAATAAACTGCAGACCGACTTCAAAGCTGAAGCCGTAGCGGTAAATCTTTTGAAATACCATCGTGCGGTAAGCAATATATTTATAGAGCGGATCGGGATCAATGATCGTGCTTACCTTAAGGATATCAAAAGTATTTCGAGCAGTTATTTAGGATTTGATGAGGAAGTATTCACTATAGAAACCTACAGAGAAGGCATTTACGATTACCTTCCTGAAGGGCTGTTTCACCCGCCGTCTCTGGGAGCTTCAAGAAAGAATGTAGATTCTGTAGTCCGGGAAATCCGCAAGCAGAAAAGAGTAGAAGAGGATGCCCGGAAATTTTTCCGCCCTTTTGAGCTGGAAGTATTTTTTACCGAAATCAGCTCCCTGCTTAAAGAATCTGAATTTGATATTTCAAGCGGTACAGATACCCTTTTGGAAACTGTAAGTGAGCTCTGGCCTCTTATAAAAATGCTTGATCAGCAGAATGCTTATATTTTCATCTATATTTTACCTTTCTTTCATCAAATAAGAGGGGACAAAAGATGGTTTGAAAGATGCATGACAGCCTTTCTTCAGGTGCCGGTAGAAGTAACCTTTGCACCCAATATTATTGACAGGATAGAGAGGAATGACGATTCAATGCTGTTGGGAAATTCAAAATTAGGCGTTACCTATATTCCCAGCGGAAGGCATATGGATGGGCAGCGCAACTGGGTAGTAAATATTGGTCCGATTCCTTATACGGATATGAAAAAATACATTTCCGGAAGCCCTTTCAGAAAGGTTTTGCAGGCTTTATATGATTATTTTCTCCCGGTAACGGTAGACGTGGAAGAAAATTTTATTACGGAAAAAGAAGAATACTCGTTCAGCCTGGAGGATGATGAAAGAAATGCCAGCCGCCTTGGATACTCTACATTCCTCTAA
- a CDS encoding TssN family type VI secretion system protein, translating into MEISSVKGIFLRYILMPLIAVIMMFILGIIRRNKPAIKIKVIIIYVLLCSLCLALPGIFGFAGNLFNPYWYLIAQVIYLIFGIIHVNLLHRYFRKHIDSVGMSILFESILSLTCIAFGGYLFTLIFNWISKGQGYAVMAATSMVIFLVPMVFYYCYVQFISIPFDIYKTWRYSPDQKLPDFEGADFDRLMVLNVELSKNLEDANRFRIKAKTLPTGVTFGDWFYRVVDDYNHKNPNSIIHLSDVEKEPYYWIFYTKKSFFSFRKYIDFDQDISSNSISENEVVICKRVIQHEEEGVLKKS; encoded by the coding sequence ATGGAAATTTCTTCAGTAAAAGGTATTTTTTTAAGGTATATTTTAATGCCTTTAATCGCAGTGATCATGATGTTTATTCTGGGGATTATCAGAAGAAACAAGCCTGCGATCAAAATTAAGGTAATTATTATATATGTTCTTCTTTGCAGTTTATGTCTGGCTTTACCGGGAATCTTTGGTTTTGCAGGAAACCTTTTTAACCCGTACTGGTATCTTATTGCACAGGTGATTTATCTTATTTTTGGTATTATTCATGTGAACCTCCTGCACAGGTATTTCAGAAAGCATATTGATTCTGTAGGAATGAGCATCTTGTTTGAATCTATTCTTTCATTAACGTGTATTGCTTTTGGAGGATATTTATTTACCCTGATCTTTAACTGGATCAGCAAAGGACAAGGATACGCGGTAATGGCTGCTACAAGCATGGTTATCTTTCTTGTTCCGATGGTTTTTTATTATTGCTATGTTCAGTTTATCAGCATTCCCTTTGATATTTACAAAACATGGAGATACTCTCCGGACCAGAAGCTGCCGGATTTTGAAGGGGCAGATTTTGACAGATTGATGGTACTGAATGTCGAATTAAGCAAGAACCTTGAAGACGCCAACAGATTCAGGATCAAAGCAAAGACACTTCCGACCGGAGTTACTTTTGGAGACTGGTTTTACAGGGTAGTAGACGATTACAACCATAAAAACCCCAACTCTATCATTCACCTTTCGGATGTAGAAAAAGAACCTTATTACTGGATTTTTTACACCAAAAAATCGTTTTTCAGTTTTAGAAAGTATATTGATTTCGACCAGGATATCTCTTCGAACAGCATTTCAGAAAATGAAGTGGTGATCTGCAAAAGAGTGATCCAGCATGAGGAAGAAGGAGTATTGAAAAAATCATAA
- a CDS encoding aminotransferase class V-fold PLP-dependent enzyme: MNKIDLNTIRKETDGCTDKIFLNSAGGSLMPKIVAETMINHIVLEQQHGAYESAGRKSEQLNRFYVEAAELINTQPDNIAFTVSSTDAYAKALSSIEFREGDVIITTNDDYVSNQMAFFSLQKKRGVKLIRAKNLSDHELDLEDLENLIKKYNPKLVAVTHIPTNSGLIQNVEGVGKICRQYDVLYLVDACQSVGQLVVDVEKIGCDFLTATGRKFVRGPRGTGFLYVSDRVLEKDMAPVFLDMNGAQWTGFDDYTLLKTAKRFELWETSISSFLGLTEALKYANEIGLQNIENYNRKLAENLRAGLQNNGLRILDQGKNLCSIVTFVAQDGSIENIYKILKENNVYFSVSNKSNALIDFTLKGLDRAIRLSPHYFNTSEEIEKVLEILK, encoded by the coding sequence ATGAATAAAATAGATCTAAACACGATCAGAAAGGAGACGGACGGCTGTACTGATAAAATATTTTTGAACAGTGCAGGAGGATCATTAATGCCAAAAATCGTTGCTGAAACAATGATAAATCATATTGTTCTGGAGCAGCAACACGGTGCTTATGAATCTGCAGGCAGGAAATCAGAACAGCTCAACCGGTTTTACGTTGAAGCAGCTGAACTGATTAATACCCAACCGGATAATATTGCTTTTACAGTAAGTTCTACCGATGCTTATGCAAAGGCTTTATCCAGCATTGAATTCAGAGAGGGAGATGTGATCATTACTACCAATGATGATTATGTATCGAATCAGATGGCTTTCTTTTCACTACAGAAAAAGAGAGGAGTGAAGCTGATCAGGGCAAAAAATCTTTCCGATCATGAATTAGACCTTGAAGATCTTGAAAATCTGATCAAAAAATATAATCCGAAACTTGTGGCAGTTACCCATATTCCAACCAATTCAGGATTGATTCAGAATGTGGAGGGAGTGGGAAAGATCTGCCGTCAATATGATGTATTGTACCTTGTTGATGCCTGCCAGTCTGTTGGCCAGCTTGTGGTAGACGTTGAAAAGATAGGATGCGATTTCCTGACTGCTACAGGACGGAAATTTGTACGCGGGCCAAGGGGAACAGGGTTTTTATATGTTTCAGACAGGGTTTTGGAAAAAGATATGGCTCCGGTATTCTTAGATATGAATGGAGCACAATGGACAGGTTTTGACGATTATACCCTGCTTAAAACTGCAAAAAGATTTGAACTTTGGGAAACTTCCATCAGTTCATTTTTAGGATTGACAGAAGCTTTAAAATATGCGAATGAAATTGGCCTGCAGAATATTGAAAACTATAATAGAAAACTTGCAGAAAACTTAAGAGCGGGCCTTCAAAATAATGGTTTAAGGATATTGGATCAGGGGAAGAATTTATGCAGTATTGTAACTTTTGTTGCTCAGGATGGGAGTATTGAAAATATTTATAAAATACTGAAAGAGAATAATGTATATTTTTCAGTAAGTAATAAAAGCAATGCTCTGATTGATTTTACATTGAAAGGTCTGGACAGGGCTATCCGTCTTTCACCGCACTATTTCAATACTTCTGAGGAAATCGAGAAGGTTTTGGAAATATTGAAATGA
- a CDS encoding metal-dependent transcriptional regulator, with protein MRTTLTEENYLKALFHLVDNEGKVTINELSKFLNVKMPSVNNMMKKFAEKKWVVYETYKPLVVTETGKREAALVVRKHRLTEMFLVKKMNFGWENVHEIAEQLEHVHSQIFFDKMDEILDHPKFDPHGEPIPDKDGNIIAQDLQKLSACTVGETVTFASVTLSDDGFLSYLNERNLLLNTKIKVIKIEDFDKSMTIEIGNTKEVLSRKATEIILVKK; from the coding sequence TTGAGAACAACATTAACAGAAGAAAATTATCTGAAGGCTTTGTTTCATTTAGTTGACAATGAAGGGAAAGTGACGATCAATGAACTCAGCAAATTTCTGAACGTAAAAATGCCCAGCGTAAATAATATGATGAAGAAATTCGCTGAAAAGAAATGGGTAGTCTACGAAACCTACAAACCTCTGGTAGTTACAGAAACCGGCAAGCGTGAAGCTGCACTGGTAGTTCGTAAGCACAGGCTGACAGAGATGTTCCTTGTGAAAAAAATGAACTTCGGCTGGGAAAATGTCCACGAAATTGCAGAACAGCTGGAACATGTTCATTCCCAAATATTTTTTGATAAAATGGATGAAATTCTCGATCATCCTAAATTTGATCCTCACGGAGAGCCTATTCCGGATAAAGATGGAAACATTATTGCACAGGACCTGCAAAAACTGAGCGCCTGTACAGTTGGAGAAACGGTTACTTTTGCTTCGGTTACCCTCTCAGATGATGGCTTTTTAAGCTATTTGAATGAAAGAAACCTACTTCTGAATACCAAAATCAAAGTTATTAAGATTGAAGATTTCGACAAATCCATGACTATAGAAATCGGAAATACCAAAGAAGTTCTCAGCAGAAAGGCTACGGAAATAATTTTGGTAAAGAAATAA
- a CDS encoding threonine aldolase family protein: protein MKFSFKNDYSEGCHPNILQALLHTNFEQQAGYGEDEYSLQAKKLIKEKIKNPNSEVYLVSGGTQANLIVISAILRPYQCVISAAPGHILNNETGAIEATGHKVLSIETADGKLRPEDIVPVLENHSNIPHQVMPKLVYISNSTELGTVYLAKELEELSNFCREKGLYLFMDGARLGHGLTSEISDLSLEKVAELTDVFYLGGTKNGALIGEAIVINNQDLQQDFAFNIKQKGALLAKGRLLGIQFMELMRDDLYFDLAKHANIQAMKIKNAMKERGVQFLADTYTNQIFPIISNGLIKILSEKFEFFVWKKINDESSAIRLITSWNTGDEPVQRFIEIIEREL from the coding sequence ATGAAATTTTCTTTTAAAAACGATTATTCTGAGGGATGTCACCCGAATATTCTACAAGCACTCTTACATACTAACTTTGAACAGCAGGCCGGATACGGTGAAGATGAATATTCTTTGCAGGCCAAGAAACTGATCAAAGAAAAAATTAAAAACCCAAATTCGGAAGTGTATCTGGTTTCCGGGGGAACGCAGGCTAACCTTATTGTGATTTCAGCCATTTTAAGGCCGTATCAATGTGTGATATCTGCCGCACCGGGCCATATTCTGAATAATGAGACTGGAGCCATTGAAGCTACCGGACATAAAGTTTTAAGCATTGAAACTGCAGACGGAAAACTTAGACCGGAAGATATTGTTCCAGTGCTGGAAAATCACAGCAATATTCCGCATCAGGTAATGCCGAAGCTGGTGTATATATCAAATTCTACAGAGCTGGGCACGGTTTATCTGGCCAAAGAACTGGAAGAGCTTTCCAATTTCTGTCGTGAAAAAGGGTTGTACCTATTTATGGACGGGGCAAGGCTAGGACATGGTCTTACTTCTGAAATCAGTGATCTTAGCCTGGAAAAAGTAGCAGAACTGACAGATGTTTTTTACCTGGGAGGAACGAAGAACGGAGCATTGATAGGAGAGGCCATTGTCATCAATAACCAGGATTTGCAGCAGGATTTTGCCTTTAATATCAAACAAAAAGGAGCATTACTGGCAAAAGGCCGTCTTTTGGGTATTCAGTTTATGGAGCTGATGAGAGATGACCTGTATTTTGATCTGGCAAAACATGCCAATATCCAGGCTATGAAGATTAAAAATGCAATGAAGGAAAGGGGAGTGCAGTTTCTTGCTGATACTTATACCAATCAGATATTTCCTATTATATCCAACGGGCTTATTAAAATTCTATCTGAAAAGTTTGAATTTTTTGTCTGGAAAAAAATAAATGATGAATCTTCTGCCATTCGCCTTATTACTTCCTGGAATACAGGAGATGAGCCGGTACAGCGTTTTATAGAAATTATTGAGAGAGAACTTTAA
- a CDS encoding DUF4256 domain-containing protein: protein MSKKKLSAEQSTVLLKILKNRFEKNMNRHKGLDWEKIQAKLQAAPDKLWSLYEMETTEGEPDVVDYDKKTDEYIFFDCSPESPKRRSLCYDYQAWNARKANKPESNAIDKAAEMGIEILTEKQYRYLQELGKFDLKTSSWIKTPENVRELGGALFCDRRYNTVFTYHNGADSYYAARGFRGMLKV, encoded by the coding sequence ATGAGCAAAAAGAAATTGTCGGCGGAACAAAGTACAGTACTTTTAAAGATCTTGAAAAACCGTTTCGAAAAAAATATGAACCGTCATAAAGGATTAGACTGGGAAAAAATTCAGGCAAAATTGCAGGCAGCTCCCGATAAACTCTGGTCACTGTACGAAATGGAAACAACCGAAGGAGAGCCGGATGTAGTAGACTATGATAAAAAAACAGACGAATACATCTTCTTCGACTGTTCCCCGGAAAGCCCGAAACGCAGAAGCCTTTGCTACGATTACCAGGCCTGGAACGCCCGGAAAGCCAATAAACCGGAAAGCAACGCTATTGACAAAGCTGCCGAAATGGGCATTGAAATATTAACGGAAAAACAATACCGCTATCTTCAGGAACTCGGTAAATTTGACCTGAAAACTTCCAGCTGGATAAAAACACCTGAAAATGTAAGAGAACTGGGTGGTGCCCTATTCTGTGACCGCCGCTACAATACGGTTTTTACCTATCACAACGGTGCGGATTCTTATTATGCTGCGAGAGGTTTCCGGGGAATGCTGAAAGTATAA
- a CDS encoding DoxX family protein — METQNKSQKRNRIIYWVFTLWMALGMVSTAIVQLMKNKDELANFTNLGYPAYLMTIIGVWKILGVIAVLIPRFPLLKEWAYAGFFFVMSGALVSHIIVGDTAGRTLPALLLLVLVIISWYFRPADRKISMVKH, encoded by the coding sequence ATGGAAACACAGAACAAATCACAAAAAAGAAACAGGATTATCTATTGGGTCTTCACCTTATGGATGGCCCTGGGAATGGTATCTACAGCCATTGTACAGCTCATGAAAAATAAAGATGAACTCGCGAATTTTACCAATTTAGGCTACCCTGCTTACCTGATGACCATTATCGGAGTATGGAAAATCCTTGGCGTTATCGCTGTTTTAATCCCACGGTTTCCGTTGCTGAAAGAATGGGCCTATGCAGGATTTTTCTTTGTAATGTCTGGTGCGTTGGTTTCGCACATTATTGTTGGCGATACTGCCGGAAGAACTTTGCCGGCTCTTTTATTACTGGTTCTGGTTATTATTTCATGGTATTTCAGGCCTGCTGACAGAAAAATTTCTATGGTTAAACATTAA
- a CDS encoding YdeI/OmpD-associated family protein — translation MNPKTDFFFNEPGQWQAAFEKLRAIALSTELTEDLKWGCPCYTYEGKNIFLIHGFKEYCALLFFKGALMKDPDHILIQQSENVQAARQVRFTDIQQIHDLEDILRSYMFEAVEIEESGAKVEMKKTKEFEMVEEFQSRLDQDPALKEAFEALTPGRQRAYLLHFSSAKQSKTREARIEKCIPQIFEGNGLND, via the coding sequence ATGAATCCAAAAACAGATTTCTTCTTCAACGAACCCGGCCAATGGCAGGCAGCATTTGAAAAACTAAGAGCAATTGCCCTGAGTACAGAGCTCACAGAAGATCTGAAATGGGGATGCCCGTGCTATACCTATGAAGGGAAAAATATTTTCCTGATCCACGGTTTTAAAGAATATTGTGCCCTGCTCTTTTTTAAAGGTGCCCTGATGAAAGACCCGGATCATATTTTAATTCAGCAGTCTGAAAATGTGCAGGCAGCAAGGCAGGTCCGTTTTACAGATATACAACAAATTCATGATCTGGAAGATATTCTTCGGTCTTATATGTTTGAAGCCGTTGAAATTGAAGAGTCCGGAGCTAAGGTTGAGATGAAAAAGACAAAAGAATTTGAAATGGTTGAAGAATTTCAATCCAGACTGGATCAGGATCCGGCACTGAAAGAAGCTTTTGAAGCACTCACTCCCGGCAGACAAAGGGCCTACCTGCTCCATTTCTCATCCGCCAAACAGTCTAAAACGCGGGAAGCCCGCATTGAAAAATGTATTCCGCAGATTTTTGAAGGAAACGGATTAAACGATTAA
- a CDS encoding SRPBCC domain-containing protein, with protein sequence MELKTKIHAEDGKQEIFITREFDLPVELLFKAYTEAELFEQWMGTKVTKFENKQHGSYRFETLNPQGDVVFSANGTIHDIVQNEKIIRTFQMENTPFPVQIEFLEFEKLTDSTSKITIQTIYKSVDFRDQHLKMPFAQGINMAHNRLQELLGSR encoded by the coding sequence ATGGAACTCAAAACAAAAATTCACGCCGAAGACGGCAAACAGGAAATATTCATCACCCGGGAATTTGATCTTCCGGTAGAACTGCTTTTCAAGGCTTACACAGAAGCTGAGCTTTTCGAACAGTGGATGGGAACCAAGGTAACAAAATTTGAAAACAAACAACATGGAAGTTACCGTTTTGAAACCTTAAATCCTCAGGGAGATGTGGTTTTCAGTGCCAATGGAACCATTCATGATATCGTTCAGAATGAGAAAATTATACGAACTTTCCAGATGGAAAACACACCTTTCCCTGTCCAGATTGAGTTTCTGGAATTTGAAAAGCTGACAGACAGCACCAGCAAAATTACCATCCAGACCATTTACAAATCGGTAGACTTCAGAGACCAGCACCTGAAAATGCCATTTGCTCAGGGAATTAATATGGCGCATAACCGTTTACAGGAGCTATTAGGTAGCAGGTAG
- a CDS encoding ArsR/SmtB family transcription factor: MNLRRDVFQAIADPTRRSILMLVAAQSMTAGAIASNFDTARPTVSKHLQILTECELLRSEQNGREIIYHLNPNKMKEIADFIEPFRQMWDEKFNKLESVMKAYQNKNS, translated from the coding sequence ATGAATTTAAGAAGAGATGTATTTCAGGCTATAGCAGACCCTACCAGAAGATCTATCCTGATGCTGGTGGCGGCACAATCCATGACCGCCGGGGCCATTGCTTCTAATTTCGATACCGCAAGACCTACCGTTTCCAAACATCTTCAGATCCTCACAGAATGCGAACTGCTGAGATCTGAACAGAACGGCCGTGAAATTATTTACCACCTCAATCCCAATAAAATGAAAGAAATAGCCGATTTTATAGAACCTTTCCGCCAAATGTGGGACGAAAAATTCAATAAGCTGGAAAGTGTAATGAAAGCCTATCAGAACAAAAATTCGTGA
- a CDS encoding AAA family ATPase translates to MKKEVLFFDKNQFAQYKKAKTNEGYEIISITKYLQNFDDISEINEYLTIVDITSLGSINEVQYHAERLFILFPYLTIFIADNKHKEFFLHELRYCFEEFNDIEYLHEEIPQLVIGNNTEKFNHKKITDLTEEEIIEFTNLFSKQLYGHEKFKDDFSELLRNFRVFNKIGEHKILSLFLMGDSGVGKTEVARAIHKCLGGKRKLAKINFGNYSSDNSLNSLIGSPRGYIGSEEGEIFIRVKDSDTGLILIDEFEKSNSTLFNYFLDVLENGKMISSLAEEIDLNGFIIIFTSNISKENFTQAISPELRSRFDYKGYFTLLYSRDKLKFVEFRINSIIYKFNKNFPTHLTNEIKEELIQQIDVDKFSNMRDLNKEIKSKFVDYIVSKATSLRNITD, encoded by the coding sequence GATGATATTTCAGAGATTAACGAATATTTAACAATCGTTGATATTACTTCTTTAGGAAGCATTAATGAAGTACAATATCATGCAGAAAGACTTTTTATTCTTTTTCCATACTTAACAATATTTATAGCAGATAACAAACATAAAGAGTTTTTTTTACATGAATTGAGGTATTGTTTTGAAGAGTTTAATGATATTGAATATTTACATGAAGAAATACCTCAATTAGTTATTGGAAATAATACCGAAAAATTCAATCATAAAAAAATTACAGATTTAACCGAAGAGGAAATAATTGAGTTTACTAATCTGTTTTCAAAACAATTGTATGGACATGAAAAATTTAAAGATGATTTTTCTGAGCTATTGCGAAACTTTAGGGTTTTCAATAAAATAGGTGAGCATAAAATTTTATCTCTTTTCTTAATGGGAGATTCCGGCGTTGGAAAAACAGAAGTAGCCAGAGCAATCCATAAGTGTTTAGGTGGTAAAAGAAAACTTGCTAAAATAAATTTTGGAAATTATAGTAGTGATAATTCTTTAAACTCATTGATTGGAAGCCCCCGAGGATATATTGGAAGTGAAGAAGGAGAAATTTTTATTAGAGTAAAAGATTCTGATACAGGTTTGATTTTAATTGACGAATTTGAAAAATCCAATTCCACTCTATTCAATTACTTCTTGGACGTTTTGGAGAATGGCAAAATGATTTCTTCTTTGGCTGAAGAAATTGATTTAAACGGTTTTATCATCATCTTTACTTCAAATATAAGTAAGGAGAATTTTACACAAGCAATATCTCCTGAGCTCAGATCTAGATTTGATTATAAAGGGTATTTCACATTATTATATTCAAGAGATAAACTAAAATTTGTTGAGTTTAGAATTAATAGTATAATTTATAAGTTCAACAAAAACTTTCCGACTCATCTAACTAATGAAATAAAGGAGGAATTAATCCAACAAATAGATGTTGATAAATTTAGCAATATGAGAGATTTAAATAAGGAAATTAAAAGTAAATTCGTTGACTATATCGTCTCAAAAGCAACATCATTACGAAATATTACAGATTAA